In Lathyrus oleraceus cultivar Zhongwan6 chromosome 2, CAAS_Psat_ZW6_1.0, whole genome shotgun sequence, the DNA window cggtttttttgagttgtcctttgaatatttttggtagagattttgggatagaccttgtgtgtcttccattagtgcagattgatgttatcttgggtatgaactggttggtgtttaaccgggtttctatcaactgttttgataagactgtgatatttcctgagactgaggaaggaaagagtttgtttctatcggcaaggcaagtgaatgaggaagtagctgatggggcagagttgtttatgctgttagcaactttggaggctaaagataaactggtgattggcgatctagctgtggtgtgtgattttcctgatgtgtttccggaagaagtgaatgaattaccgccagagcgtgaagttgagttctcaattgatttagtacctggtactagaccgatatcgatggctccatatcgtatgtctgctgttgagttagctgaattgaagagtcagttggaagatctgttggataagaaatttattcgtccgagtgtgtcaccgtggggtgcaccagtgttattggttaagaagaaagaaggtactatgaggttgtgtgtggactacaggcaactgaataaagtgacgatcaagaatcggtatcctttaccgaggattgatgatttaatggatcaattggttggtgcttgtgtgttcagcaaaatagacttgagatctgggtatcatcagatacgtgtgaaaactgaagatattcagaagactgctttcagaacaaggtatggacattatgagtattccgtaatgccttttggtgtgactaatgcgcctggagtatttatggagtatatgaataggattttccatccgtacctagatcagtttgtggtggtgtttattgatgacattttggtgtattcgaaatctgaagaagagcatgctgagcatttgagagtggttttgggagttctacgagaaaagaagttatttgctaaactgtctaaatgtgaattttggttggaagaagttagttttcttggtcatgtgatttcaagaggtggtgttgctgttgatccttctaagatagaagcggtatctaagtgggaagctccgaagtcagtttctgaaataagaagttttcttggactggcaggttattataggaagtttattgagggattctctaagttggcgttaccgttgacaatgttgactagaaaggggcaagcgtttgtttgggattcaaaatgtgaagaaggtttccaagagttaaagagaaggttaactactgctcctattctgatattaccgagttcgtcggaactattcgaggtttattgtgatgcttcattgttgggtttaggtggtgtgttgatgcagaataagcaggttatagcttatgcttcgagacagctaagggttcatgagaggaactatccgacacatgatttagagttggcagctgtggtgtttgttctgaagttgtggaggcattatttgtacggatcaagatttgaggttttcagtgatcataagagtttgaagtatttgtttgatcagaaagagctaaatatgagacagaggagatggttagaatttctgaaggattatgattttggtttgaattaccatccgggtaaagcaaatgtagtggctgacgcattgagtaggaaatcattgcatatgtctatgttaatggttaaagaattggatttaattgagcagtttagagatttgagtttggtgtgtgaaagtactcacaatagtgttaaactgggaatgttgaagttaacgagtagtattctggatgagattagagagggtcagaaatctgatatgcttttggtggataagttgactttagtgaatcaaggtcagggtggtgaattccgagttgatgagaatggtgttttgaaatttggtagtcgggtgtgtattccggatgttactgagcttaagaagagtattcttgaagaaggacatcgtagtggtttgagtattcatcctggagctacgaaaatgtatcatgatttgaaaaagttgttttggtggccgggaatgaagaaagaaattgcgagttttgtttattcctgtttgacttgtcagaagtcaaagattgagcatcagaagccgtctggactaatgcaaccgttggctattccagagtggaagtgggatagtatcagtatggattttgtttctgggttgccgagaacaagtaagaattttgaggctatttgggtgattgttgatagattgacgaagtcggctcatttcattccgatcagaatggattatccgttagagaggttggctgagttgtatattgagaaggttgtaagtttgcatggtattccgtctagtattgtttcggacagagatcctagatttacatcgaagttctgggaaggtttgcagagggctttgggaactaagctgaggttgagttctgcatatcatccgcagactgatggtcagactgagaggacgattcagtcattagaggatcttttgagagcgTGTGTTTTGGAGAAtggaggtgcttgggattgttatttgcctttgattgagtttacctacaacaatagttttcattcgagtattggtatggcaccgtttgaagctttgtatggtaggagatgtcggacgcctttatgttggtatgagtccggtgagggtactgtggttggaccggaaattgttcaacaaactacggaaaagattaagatgattcaggagaagatgagaattgctcagagtcgtcagaagagttatcatgataagaggaggaagtcacttgagttccaagagggagatcatgtgtttcttcgtgttactccgataactggtgttggtcgggctttgaagtcgaagaagttgacacctcgatttattggtccttatcagattttggagaggataggagaggtagcctatcgtatcgctttaccaccgtcgcttgcgaatttgcatgatgtttttcatgtgtctcagttgaggagatacattcatgatccgtcgcatgttgtccaagtagatgatgtacaggtgagagataacctgactgttgaaacatcacctatgaggattgaggatcgagagttgaaacggttgcggggtaaagagattgccttggtgaaggtagcttggggaggaccagcaggtggcaatgtgacttgggaactcgagagtcagatgaaggagtcttatccggagttgttcgcttgaggtatgttttcgaggacgaaaactcttttagtgggggagagttgtaacaccccgataataatatgtatttatttaaattaaattaataatatgtttattaatttaattagaatatttgaattattattattattttggaataataattattgggataattatttagtggaataatattattggagtatataagttggaataataaaaagtcccaattttttggaaaaaggttttcacgtgaaaagggaaaagaggcagaaagggcaaaaggcagagcaagagaagaggagGAGCTTGAAGCTGCGGAATTTGCCGGattactcaggtaaggggggtttatcgttgattaaagggtattatatgagaatatgtcatgggtagtgatagaccttcgatttatcctttgaattggatgattatgatgaactTGTGAAAATAATTGATGAACGGAAATGAGTTATAATTGAGGAAATTCGTAGGATTTAGATGTGGAAATGTTTGACTTCGTGAATTCGAATAGGATCTGTTTTGTGGTAGACAATAGGAAGGAATTATTGAGAAAAActggactgtggaaggttgaattggcagatctcgtagcagagaaagccatagcggatctgagagttctggtttctggtcatacgcgtatggcactaggcaatacgcgtatgagctggctggtacgcgtatggaggaggccttacgcgtatgggagaaaaagatgacattttgaacgtaaattggtctctgttggtacgcgtaaggggagattgttacgcgtagcatacgcgtatggaataggtgatacgcgtatgagttgggcgaggaaatgcgcaatacgcgtatgagagtgggcattacgcgtatgggtttggccaggtttgggcaatacgcgtatggcagaggcaatacgcgtatgggcagaattgtgatttttctgtgctgttgttatgcagtttttggttgtttaggctgagtgatgtacttagctgaggtatgatattgtagggatcatttcccgttgttttgagtagcgtaggtattagtagagtgtgctaatactatgatttAATTATATGGCATGAGATGATGTGCTCTTGTGATAATGTGTTGATGACATGTGTGgatatgcatgatgctgtgaatgtatcagttatgtatgcattggtgaaatagactgttttatggcttagagtgtgagcttatgtctattcttgaattgttgttgttgttgcattgctaggtgattagcaggcatgttctagcctttggggctgtagctaattcccattgtgaggaattagtgagtgaattgttgtgataattgttgttgatgtttgcatgctagatgattagcttgcatagtctagccttcggggctgtagctaattcccatggtgaggaattagtgagtgagtcattagatctcaatgagtgggactagtgagcttagtagccgtatccggagggatcggtgagcttgaactgtatgttcaagaagagtcggtaccgcatttcatggagtctcattgcatagtgaatgcatggcatagcctgtggggctgtagctaattcccattgtgaggaattagtgagtaaatcgttgtgttgtgttgttggtgttgaatatgggttgaaaattatacatatgatatatattattattgagtatgatgttggagttaatactgccgttatggagtgtgtagtctggttatGGTGAATTGTTGCGTTATctacttaacattacataatgttgtataatgcctattacattgattgaggaactcacccttacaactatttttcaggtaacaagcagtgagttgagtagaagctatTTTTGAAGTCTAATGTCGTCTTTAgcgggtcatgctctgatagatgtaacatcgggaggggatgttttaattaatttgatattggttgttgaatgatttacatgtatcGTGTTACATGCTTTacattgatgttggattttattccgctgcgaattatgcaaaagaaccttattttgatttaataaatgagcatgacaggacattttgataattgtggtgaaatgattgtgtgacacccttcggggcataattactctgatgaatgtattgttattttaaattataatatttggggtatttagaagggtgttacaggttattactggatgaccatggaatctgattgtttcaaatatgctcggaagtgtcataaatgccagatttatgctgataaggtgcatgtgccgccaattcctctgaatgtgatgtcttcaccgtggccgttttctatgtggggcattgatataattggaaagattgagccgactgcttccaatgggcatcgcttcatcgTTGTTGCCATcgattatttcaccaagtgggtcgaagtAGCATCATTTACaaaggtcaccagacatgtggttgcccgattcattaagaaagaaatcatttgtcgttatggggttcccaaaagaatcattactgataatggttctaatctcaataacaaaataATGAAGGAGgtgtgcaagaacttcaacatttgtcataccccgattttggccctgaagatttttccccatcaatcactcgtttgcattctttcttcattcatgttcatgtttactatttcatattttttaCATTTTTCACATTCCAAATTTAcattcatattttcttcattcacattgAAAAAAATTCCATTCATATTCAAGAATTTCCACATACTCGTTCATAGTTCGATTCCTTCgttcattcattcaatcataaTCATCCATGTACATGGCATATGAATAACTTATAATCAAAAAACATCTCATCACATGAATACTTGAAGTTTCTAAGATGCAAAGAGAGATCTTTGTCTTGCTACAAGAAACACCAATTTTCAATCATTGCAAATCATAAGATTATCCAAAAAAAACATACATAATTTACAAAAATTAGCATTTGGACAAAATCCAACCCATCTCCAAAATCAGGAAGGAATGTGAACTGGTTGCAAAGGAGCTAAGATGGGAGGACTATCAATTGGGAGATAAAGGAGGACCACTTGCCTCTGCACCACAGCCAACTGGTATGGCAGGCTTTAATTCATCTACGACACAAACAAATGCCTTTTCTCCATCACCTGTATTTGGTCAATCATCAGCCAATCTTTTCTCTAGCACAACACCTAATTCTAACCCATTTGCACCAAAGACTTCAACATTTTCTTCTGGATTTGGAACTTCAGCTCCTGCTTTCAGTTCATCGGCTTTTGGTTCTTCAACGTCAACAGCGCACCACTCACGTCCAATGCTATGACAGGTTTTGGTCAAACAGCGCCGTCAATGTCAACACCATTCCAATCTGCGCAACCTACTCAGTCAAGTGGTGCCTTTTCCTTTAGTAACTTTGGCCAGACGCAACCTGCTGGTGCAAGTAGCTTCGGTGGGACTCCAGGCATGTTTGGTCGGAATAATTTTGGACTTCAGCCTGTTCCCCAGAATTATGTGGTTGCACAAGCAGCACCCATTACAAATCCGTTTGGAACACTTCCTGCTTTGCCTCAGATGTCAATTGGCCGAGTTGGAACTACTCCTTCTGTTCAATATGGAATCTCTAGCATACCCACCCCTGCACGCAATTCTATCAGAAAAGAAGTTGGAAGTTCCTCTGGAAGTGACACGACTGACACTAGTCATAGCTTTGTTGATGTAAATCATTTTGATAATTCTAAGATAGTTGCTTTAGAAAAAGAAAAGGACTTGAATAAATCATCCGACAATGATGCTCGGGCTTCTGTAGAAGAAAAACTCAGACAGAGGGATGCCATGTAGTTTG includes these proteins:
- the LOC127121873 gene encoding nuclear pore complex protein NUP98A-like is translated as MTGFGQTAPSMSTPFQSAQPTQSSGAFSFSNFGQTQPAGASSFGGTPGMFGRNNFGLQPVPQNYVVAQAAPITNPFGTLPALPQMSIGRVGTTPSVQYGISSIPTPARNSIRKEVGSSSGSDTTDTSHSFVDVNHFDNSKIVALEKEKDLNKSSDNDARASVEEKLRQRDAM